The sequence below is a genomic window from Lepus europaeus isolate LE1 chromosome 9, mLepTim1.pri, whole genome shotgun sequence.
CCCACTTCCTGTGACTCCTCTTAGAGCACTGAGGCCCGGGGACTCCCCGCGAAGGAAaggagaacagagctgggaagGGGGTCCCAGACCTGCAAAGGAGAGAGGATGCTAGggcgcagagcagccaggggtccATAGCCAGGACAGGTGCTTCCCAGCTCCACCCATgctcccggccccctccccaggatgcCAAGACTACAGAGGTCCTAGATACCTGCTCCTAAGTCTGCCTGGAGCCTCTGTGCTGAGCACCAGGGGCCCTCCCCTCAGGAAAGAAGGTCCCTGGGAGGCTGTCACCACGGGTGTGCACCAGCCCTGTTGACCAGGTCTGCCACGGCCAGGACAGCCCAGGAGGGCTTGGAGGGTGGGTCATGCTCTGGACAGGCTGAGGcatgcccagggccccagagccacAGAGGGGCCCCTGGCAGTGCAGTGTGGTGGCCAAGGCCAGCCTCTGACCCCGCTGCCCTCGCTTGCGTCCCCAGCAACATGGCTTCCTTCCTGGGATGCTGCAGAGACCTGTACGAGGCAGAGCTCCATGGCCACACCAGCCTTCCACTGCTGAAGATGAAGGTGGGCTGCAAGCCTGTCAGCCTGCCTGGAGGAGACCTGGGGACCCAGGTGTATTTTCTGTATGCCCTGCCCGGACACGCCCAGCgccctgaggccacagcagacggTGAGGGGCAGCGCAGTCTGCAGGTCTCTCAGGGTGGTGTTTGGGGCTGGACTCCCCTTCCAGGCGGTGCGACCCCTCGGGGTTTGCAGAGGCCACTGGAAGGTGATTCACGTTGGCgaccctttctcttcttccagctCCCGCTCTGCATGCAGGGCCACCACCCTTCCGCGCACTGGCTCTCGAGCCAGCTGCAGCACCGCTGGCTCAGCCAGGACCTgctccagagccagggccagcttCCCCACGGGGCCTGCCCCCATGCGCACAGTCAGCACCAGGGCCAGCTCCACAGGCCTCCTCTGGAtgggctgggcctgcagaggAGCTGCCTGGGGCGGAGATGGTTGACATCACCGCCTTCTCCCCCAGGACGATGGCAGAACAGCTCACGCTTCTGGATGCGGTGAGCAGCCGgctctgctgggcagggccaggaccacgGCGTCCCTGTGGCAGCTGGCGTCCCACACAAGCCCTGGCCAGAGTCAGCCCAGGCTCCATGTCAGCCCCAGTGTGACCTGGGCTCGTTTCTCATGTCCTAacccacctgtcccctgtggACAGCAGAGATGGGGCACACTCATGCCAGGTGCTCAGAGCGGCAGACAGAAAGCTGGGCACGGTGTGGCCCGGAGGTGGTGGAGGGCActcactgtggtgcagccaggcCCCTGTCCCTGCCAGTCTGCCCAGAATGCCTTACCTGTCTCAGCACTGATTAGGCTTCAGAGTTGGACGGGGTCCCAGAGCAGACACACAAACAGAGCCCCTTGGTGTAGCTGCCACAGGGAGGTGCGCTGGGATGGGACAAGGAGCATAGGGCTGATGGTGATGGGCTGAGGGATGGGGAGTTGGCCAGGACGCCCGGGAGAAAAcacctctgtgtcttctctccaAGAATGGGCTCTGGGCCATGGGGCTCTGGGCACCCTCAGTGGGCTGCTGCTCCCACTGCTGTGAGCCCCATGCACAGCATCCTGGGAGTGTGGGCACCGGTGCACTCTGAGTGGGGGTGGCTGTGCCCATGGGTCACTCTCCTCCCCAGGAGCTGTTCCAGAAGGTCGTGCCCTTCCACTGCCTGGGCTCCGTCTGGACCAAGAGCAGCAAGAGAGGCAAGGAACACCTGGCCTCCACTGTCCATGCCACCGTCCAGCAGTTCAACTGCGTGACAAATTGTGTAGTAACCACATGCTTGGGGGACCCCAGCAGGAAGGCCACGGACAGGGCCCGTGTGGTGGAGCACTGGATCAAGGTGGCCAAGGTCAGCTGCGGGCGGCCAGGGCCCTTGCTCCCTGCACTCTGGGAATGGCCACTTTGCTCTATCAGCCCTTGGGAATACAACCTGTGGCTGAAGACCCTGCACAGACCCTGGGCCcttcctggcagggaggggcctgacCTGACTCACTTCCCCCAGGGGTGCATGCTCACCTGCCACCTGAACCTCCGTGTGGGTTGAACCCAATCCTCTCCCTGTGGGGTGGCCATGGTTCCCTCGTGCGTTCCTGTGGCTCCGTGGGCATCTGATGCAGGAGGGGGACGTCAGCCCAGGGGATCCAGGTGACTTCTCCCTCATCCGCTCTGCTCTCCAGGAGTGCCAGACCCTCAGGAACGTTTCCTCGGCCCATGCCATCCTCACTGCTCTACAGACCTCCCCAATTTGTCGCCTGCAAGAGACGTGGggagaagtctccaggtgggtgccTTCTCCCACAGGAGCACCAGGGTGTACCTGGGACCCTAGGACTCAGCACTAACCCCATAATCTGAGAGGGGCCAGACGTGGACTCTAAGGGGAGGCATGGGGAACGTCACCTTCGAGACCTCTAGACCTTCTGCCTCATGTTTGCCTCAGGATGCTATTTGCTTTGCTGTCAGGCACCAGTTCTTGAATAGTGCTCCTGGGCAGCACCGGAGCTCCCTGTGCAGGTGAACGTGAGGCAGAATGGTGCTGCTccgtggaggggaggggcccaggaaaACCACTTGAGCTTCCCCcgtcccctgggccccagggcttcGGGAACTCAGTGGAAACTCACCTGGGCCGTGTGCATCCTCCTTGCTCTCGAGCAAAGGGAGCTGCACTCACCACCCTCCCATCACACCGAGtggctcctcctggtttcccatctcCACAGGAAAAGCTGCAAAAAATTTGAGCGCCTGTGTGAGAAGGACAATGGCTTGAGCAGGGATCGGCTCACCAAGGTAGGGGGCTGGGAAGTGGGGTAAGTGTTTGGGGGTAGGGTGAGGGGTGGagtgagggcctggggcaggggtggtgttGGCCGGCAGGACAGGCTCTGTGCGCCTGACCCCACCCGGGCTGTGTGGCAGAGTGGCAGGAAGGACTTCCCTCCTTCCACAGGGTGACCTCGGTTCCTCACaaagccaggccctgcctgggatCTGCCTGCCCAGGACCTGCATGGGGAAGGCCACCTGCCTGCACTGGGGATGGGGGAACTGAACACGGGTGTCCCAGGGCCCGTGTCCATGGTTTCTGAGCATCAGGTGCAGTGGGCACATGAGAAACAGATGCACCTGTGGCTGTGATGCCCGTCCTGCCCTGACCCACTGCCCATCGCCTGAGGTCCTGGGATTCTCACCCTGCCCAGGGCAATGACATCATCTGCAGGTAGACGAGGAGAAGCTCCTGAGGCCTGCTCACACATGCCTGGTGGCTCTGTCCTGACCACATCTCAATGCCTTCCACCTAAGGGAGGAAGCAAAGTGTCGCCACCCAGAGCCTGTGCAGTCCCTGCCTGTCACTCAGAGATGATCCCTTGGGTCCACtccctgagtggcaggggagaTGTGCAGCAGAAGCTGTGGTTCGTCCTTGACCctgctgggggttgggggagcaCCCAGTGGGGCTGGGTGGCCAGCACCTATCAGCCAGGCCTCCTGAGACCACCTGGCCCTCTCCCTCCATGGCTGTGCCTGGCCAGGGACCAGGACACAGAGAGCCCTGATGGACTCCTGGCCAGGGGTGCAGCTGGGGTTGTGGTGAAGCAGTGGGGTGCCagtcagctgggggcagggcaggctctcctgtgtggccctgggctggtCACTGCCCATGGCCTCTGATTTCTCAAGTAGAGGATGGGGCTGGTGAGCCTGTTGTGCAGAGCTCACGGGGGTCGGTGAGGCACCAGGAAGGGTGATGTgtggtgcagggcctggccttcctcccaggggacagtgaggaggaggagggcaggcgtAGGATGCTGAGTCAGGACAGCTGTGGGGGGGGGCACCCAGCACCCTCACTAGCCAAggagcagacccagggaggcccctTGCTCAAGGTGCCCCCAGTGAGGGTGGGAGCCACAGCATCCAGACAGAGTGCacttgggggaggggctcagacatgcagggccccagcagagggcccaggtgtgggcaggggtgggaaggaCAGGCCCTATGACCCTGACCTTGATCCTGGCAGAAGGGGGCCTTCAAGCTTGCTGCCCGGGAGCAGAATCCACAGAGAGCCCAGATGAGGCTGCGGAAACAACAGAAGGTGCGTGTGCCCGGGCGAGGGGACTCCTCCGTCACACCGGGGCCCGAGCCACAGGAGCAGGGCTAACACCTCCAGCCCTCCCTGCGGTCCCCACACTGCCTCAGTGGCCTCCACCGGAGagaccagagccagggcctggggcagctgggctcTCAGTGCACTTGGGGCTGAGGTGGCGCTGGTCGAAACAGGGCCTGTGTGCCCTTGGACATCCCAGCAGGAGTCCTAGGGGTGCCTGCTGTCCTGGGAgtagctgggaggatggagaatgGGGGAGGCTGCCAAGGTCCTGGAGGGCTCCCGGGGGGAGACatgagccagggtccaggagctggggtggaggggtctCTGGGGCAGGGCTTGGGTGGCACCTGAGAGCAGGTGCTCATCACCACCCCCTGCGGCACAGGGAGTCGTCCCCTTTCTTGGCACTTACCTGAAATACCTGGTGATGTTGGACACTGTGATGGGGGACTCTGTGCATGTGAGTgatcctggggcaggtggggtgggcccGGGTCCCTGAGGCTGGCGGGGGGAGGTGCGGGGAGAGCCTGTACTGCATTCTTAGCCTTCTGCGCTGCCAGCCCTTCTCCTGAACCTCACAGccgtccctggggctggggcttcacTGCCTCTGCCCTGTGAGTGTCGGGGCCTCCAACTgggtgcccctccctctcctggaggGACAAAGCTACACAAGGTCTTGGCTGAGCCTCCTTGGCCTCCCCCTTGGGTAGGCTCCATGGGCAGGAGAGAAATTGGGCCCAGCAAGGTCAGGAAGCACTGACATGGCCAAGCACCCTCGCCCATcccagcctctgtttccctcctgtCACCAGGCAGGGTGAGAACAGCAGGTGCCTGAGCCTCAGCTGCCAGGTCCCCTCTCCAGAGCTCACCCAGATCCTTGTCCTTTCCCACCCGCATCCCCTTGACGGCCTCATGAAGGGGAgggtcggggctgggcctggctgggggcagttCTGATGGACTCTGTCTGCCTTCCAGCAGGCTGACTTCAGCTTTGAGAAACTGAATAAGGTGAGCAGCTGTGGCCTCACTCAGGGCAGGAGGGCACTGGGGGTCACAGGTGGTCCTGTTCAGGACCCCCATGCATCACCCCTGCAGCTTTGCTCTATTAGGAGGGCTGGGTGCACATGAGGGGGAGACCCATCCCTAGGGTGGGTGCGGGTAGAGGACTGGAATCAAGGAGAAGCCCCTGGGGAGGTGCTGTTGGCACCCCTGTCGAAGGCCAGGGTGCGGCCTGCAtgggctggattggaggaggcctCTTTAGAGGAAACACCCAGAaccccgcggcccctcccctaCCAGGTCCCCACAGCGTTCCCAGCCCAGGCGCTGACCGTGTCCTGTgtgcccctctgtccccaggaaaTTAAAGTCCTGCAAGAAATCCaactgctgcaggtggcagcgagcaattattattttaagcgTGATGAGGAGTTTGGCGTGTGGTTCCGGTCTGTGGAGTATCTCACTGAGAAGGAGAGGTGAGTGATGGGCAGGAATTGGGTGAAGCCCaggggtgttgggggtggggagggctctcCCTGCTGTGCAGCTGGGGGAGCACCGTCCAGgccccctggtggcagcaggCCCTGTCCTATGggcactgctggcccccaggactgcagctcctgggcaggccctgggagggaggcctgaGCTGAGGCTCTTGGTGGACTCATGGCTGTGCTCTCTCCGTTAGCTACGCCCTGTCCCGCCAGCTGGAGCCCTCTGCCAAGAGGCCCGCAGCAGCCTCAAGGCCATGAACACCATTGTGATGCCCTTGTGACCGAGTGCTGGGACCTCAGGGGCAGATCTGAGCTCATTGGGAGCCTGGTGCCTGGGACAGTGGCCTCCCTGCTGTGAAGCTGAGGCCTGCGTTGTGTCAGTTTAATTGCCCCTCTTATGTTCTCTCCTTTCCCCCATTGAACTATAGTCACTGTTAGTAGCTCCCTGTTAGAGTTTTATTAAAGTTAATGTAAATATGTTGCACCATGAGTTTCATGCTTCCTCGTCATCGCTTCCCCGTAACTGAGGTTGTGAGCGGTGTTCCACCGTGCAAATGTGCCGTGGGCATGGGCCCCTCCTAGTTGCGGCTCCTGGAGCTGCACCTCGCTGGGTGAGGTTCCCTGAGGTTCTTCTCCTAAGAGGCGCTGGCAGATCACTTGGTGCCTGGTGTAAAAATCCTGCCTGGCTCCTCTTGCACTTTCTGCCCTGGGTTTAGGATGTTGggtgcagcctggcctggcctggctgtggtgggcatatgggaggtgaaccagcagatggaaggtctctctatctctgtgtttgccttccaaataaataaaagaggggctggtgctgtggcatggtgggtaaagctatcacctgcagtgctggcatcaggggtgtgttcgagtcccggctgctctccttctaatccagtctctgctatggcctgggaaaacagtgtgggatggccccagtccttgggcccctgcacctacgcaggagacccagaagaaactctggctcctggcatctgatcagcccagctccagccattgtggccatttggggagtgcaccagcaaatggaagacctctctctctctgcctctacctctagctttcaaacaaacaaatctttttttaaaacttttatttattgaatataaatttgcaaagtacagcttatggatgacaatggcttccccccccccccataacttcccttccacgcccaaccctcccctttctcgttccttctccccttccattcacatcgagattcattttcatttctcttatatacagaagatcagtttagtatattttaagtgaagatttcaacaatttgcagccacatagaaacacaaagtgaaaaatactgtttgagtactagttgtagcattaaatcacaatgtacagcacattaaggaccaagatcctacatgaggaataagtgcacagtgactcctgttgttgacttaacaatttgacactcttgtttatggtctcagtaatctccctaggctccagtcatgacaaacaaacaaatctttaaaaaataaagaaaaaaataggccggcgccgcggctcactaggctaatcctccgccttgcggcactggcacaccgggttctagtcccggtcggggcaccgatcctgtcccggttgcccctcttccaggccagctctctgctgtggccagggagtgcagtggaggatggcccaagttcttgggccctgtaccccatgggagacaaggataagcacctggctcctgccatcggaacagcgcggtgcgctggccgcagcgtgcctaccgcggcggccattggagggtgaaccaacggcaaaaaggaagacctttctctctctgtctccctctactgtccactctgcctgtcaaaaaacaaaacaaaacaaaacaaaaaagaaaaacaaaacaaaaaacacacatttaaaaaaaaaagaagaaaataaaaaaataaaaagcatattagATGGAATGTAAAAATACTACCACAATGTCATAGTGCTTTATCAAAAGTTTGTTTTGATATCTGTACCACTACGGGACACACTAATGGCTAGTATCCCTAAGACATCCAGATGAATGTGTTGCTTGCTTTTCACAGGAACAAGCCGTCTGTTCCTGGAAATAATGGACACACTAAGGGCTGGGCTTCCTGGCagcaggtgccccttcctgacagttgctttgttttctcatttaccGTCTTCTCTGTATTAACTGTTCTATGTCTCCGCATTTTCACTGGAACTTGCATCTTCAACCTCTGAGGCGACAGCAGTGCTGCAGGGTCAGCACCTGTGCCTGTGGACGGCACATTTGTCTTCAAGTCCCCTTAGGTAGAGTTGTCTTAGGGAACGTTCCTGACACACCTCGGAGCCACCAGCTTTGCAGAAGCTAGGCACACCTGAGGGGAGTCCCAGGGCCTCGGGCACCAGTGCTGACACACGGTGGGGCCAACCAACACCTGACGCTTGCTGTAGATGATGTCGGAGGGCAGGGACTCTACCTGGCCTTTCCGATTCCCAAGGCTGACTTGAACTTGTCTTCTTGCACTTTGCTGTGTCTCACCTTTGCCACCGTTGAATCACTGCGTGAGTATTCACCATCAGGCACATGGCAGGGTGTTCCGGTTGGGGCTCTGAGTGCTGGTATTTCAACTGTGGCACAGGTTTTGGTGACACGGCACAGATCTGTCAGGTATGTACGTAGTGGAGGAGCTACGGCATAGAAGCTGCAtctctgcaccctgggagacactgCCGGGTTCCTGGAACGCTTGCAGCATTGCACACCCACAGCACGAGCTCCCTTGCATGCCCCCCTCCCTGCCAACGAGGAGCTGTCATTCCCATGTGATTGCCTGACTGCTCTGTGCATTCATGCTCAAAACATCATGTTATACAAAATAATGTTATCAGTCAATTTAGGAATTCAAGCACCAAAAAGGGCTTCAAGACCAGAAATTAGTGAATTGACTGAGGTATGTAAGTATTAGGCAAACAGAACAAACAAGTTAAAGCTGTAACTTCgacatcatttaaataaataggcACGTCAGTCTGCTCATCAGGCATGTGGCGTGACCACAGTGTGCATAAGCTGTGCTGGGGGGGGCTGCTTTGCTCTCCTTCATTTTTGGGGTGCAGTTTTCTGTGTGCTCCCCTGAGGCTCCCCGAGGCCAGCGCCTGTCCACATCGGTGTGGTCCGTGCCTGGTCATCCCACCCAGGCACTGAGCCCAGCATGCACAAGCATGTGTTCCCGGAAACTGCACCCCCCAGGGAGCGGCGGCCTCTCCCCCACCCGGGTTGCACCTAGCAAGGACCGGACCTGGGGCCACACATAGATATAGCCCCAATAACGGGAATGACCCCATGGAAGTGGCAGGTGCTGAGATGACCACGCGTGGGAGTCAGGCGAGGGAAGGCTGGTGTGAGGGACAGAGATCCCGGCAGGACAGTGGGGTGTCGTAGCCAGGGTCACCTGGGCCCCCCGAGTCCCCACGCttacttcagcactggctgctgctgggAAGCCCTCCTGAGCCCTGCCGCCGTGGCGAGGAAGCTGTATGTGCAGCTCTGTCGCTGAGGGTCGTGCACGGGGAAGATGAGGAACAGAGCCACGGATCCCCTGCCAAGGACAAGTCTCCTGAGAAGAGATGAGCCTTGCTGGCTCACGCCCCTGATGGGTTGTTAGCGCGCCccaacctggcccatcccagtGGAAGGAGAGAAATGGAGCCCAGTGCTGACGGGCTGGGCACGGGTGCTCTTCTTCCACGGCGCTTGTGGGAATAGTTTCCCTCGTTTCTGGGGAAGACTGGACAGTCTAGATTTCGTGAAAACGGAACTCTGTTAATTTCCCCAGCCCCAGAACCTAGAGAGTCACTTTGGACATACAAGTCTCAGTCAACAAACACTTGGCCAAGTGGACGCTACGTGTCGGGTCCTGTTGTCGCAGGAGTTCTGGGGTTGGCATGTGGGAGGCGTGAGAGAGCAGTGGCCGCATCTGCCGCTCCAGCCACTCAGGTCTGTGTCTCTTCCCCACGAGGGGTGCCGGCTGCTTCCTTTTACCGAATCCCTCGGAAGTGACACCGCGTCTGTGTCGCAGCTCTTGCTGTTACAGTTCTGATGTTACCGCTCTGTGGaccactgcctctcctcttccaccGGGTCACAGCTTCTCTCCCCTTTGCTCCCTGAGCATCGTGGTCTCCTGGGCTACAACTGTTCTTCTCTGCCAGATTCTCTGAGGAGTGCGGCAGTCTTTGgtgccacagctcctgctgtcTGCCGGATCCTTGTCTGGGACGAGTGAGGCACTAGGACAAGGAGGGAGTGAGCAAAGCGAAGGTttaagaaggaggcagagaaagcccCCCCTCCCCGTAGCCACAGGgctgctccccaagtggctggggAAGGTACCGCCTATGTCACTGGCATTCCacctgggagctggtttgagtcccagctgctccacttcttgtccagctccctgccaatgtgcctggggagagtggcagaagatggcctgggggctttggcccctgccaccacatgggagacccagatgaagctcctggctctggcttcagcctggctcagcccccgccATTCTGCCAACTGAGGAGGAAACCAGCtgaaggaagttctctctctctctctctttctctccctctcctcctctccccctctctccctccctgtaactctgactttaaaataaatgaatcttaaaaaaaaaaaaaactgcctggcTGGGATTTTTATCAATTCCAAAGGTTCAAGTTCACCTGATTGGTCAAGTTGAAGATAATGAGGTAGTATATATAAACCAATCAGGGAGCCACCAGAGCCTGAGTATGATTGGCTTGACCATGAACCAGTCATGGAGCTCACGCTACATGTGGAAGTGGGAAGTGTGTTCAAACAGGTCCACGACAGGCAGCACCGTTCAGCAGATGGAACCACATCTGGAGGTGACGTTGAACCTGTGTCCCACCCTCCATCCCTCAGAGTTCCTGGATGGCCAAGTCAGGCGGGGTCTTCCTTTCctacccagggccctggggtccctatcagaggcaggaggagtctatgtctcctcccCAGGAGATGGGGCACATGCTTTCAcctcattccattttttaaaatttttaaaaatacttaattgaaagagttacagagagagagggagagacagggatagaggtcttccatctactggctcactctctagatggccacaatggccagggttgggccaggctgaagccaggagccaggagctacttccaggcctcccatatgggtgcacagcacttgagccatcttctgctgtttcccaggccactggcatggagctagatcagaagtgcagcagctgggagaggaACCAGCACCAGACGGGGTGCGGGCGTCCTGGGTGCCAGCCCCCGCCACATTGTCTGATGGAGCACGGCTCTCTGTTCCAGCTCCCAGACGTTCGCAGAGgctcctgtgtgacagccatctgtctccaggtccctctctcgtgtgtgacagccgtctgtcacagctccctctctcccgtgtgacagccgtctgtcacagctccctctctcccgtgtgacagccgtctgtcacagctccctctctcccgtgtgacagccatctgtcacagctccctctctcccgtgtgacagccgtctgtcacagcttcctctctcgtgtgtgacagccgtctgtcacagctccctctctcccgtgtgacagccgtctgtcacagaaccctctctcctgtgtgacagccgtctgtcacagcttcctctctcgtgtgtgacagccgtctgtcacagctccctctctcccgtgtgacagccgtctgtcacagctccctctctcgtgtgtgacagccgtctgtcacagctccctctctcgtgtgtgacagccgtctgtcacagctccctctctcgtgtgtgagagccgtctgtcacagctccctctctcgtgtgtgacagccgtctgtccacagctccctctctcctgtgtgacagctgtCTGTCACAGCGCCCTCTatcgtgtgtgacagccgtctgtcacagctccctctctcccgtgtgacagccgtctgtcacagctccctctctcccgtgtgacaaccgtctgtcacagctccctctctcgtgtgtgacagccgtctgtcacagctccctctctcgtgtgtgacagccgtctgtcacagctccctctctgctgtgtgacagccgtctgtcacagctccctctctcgtgtgtgacagccgtctgtcacagctccctctcccctgtgtgacagcTATCTGTCTCCaggtccctctctcctgtgtgacagccgtctgtcacagatccctctctcctgtgtgacagccatctgtctcacagctccctctctcctgtgtgacagccgtctgtcacagctccctctctcgtgtgtgacagccgtctgtcacagctccctctctcgtgtgtgacagccgtctgtcacagctccctctctgctgtgtgacagccgtctgtcacagctccctctctgctgtgtgacagccgtctgtcacagctccctctctgctgtgtgacagccgtctgtcacagctccctctctgctgtgtgacagctgtctgtcacagctccctctctcccgtgtgacagccgtctgtccacagctccctctctcccgtgtgacagccgtctgtcacagatccctctctgctgtgtgacagccgtctgtcacagctccctctctgctgtgtgacagccgtctgtcacagctccctctctgctgtgtgacagctgtctgtcacagctccctctctcccgtgtgacagccgtctgtccacagctccctctctcccgtgtgacagccgtctgtcacagctccctctctgctgtgtgacagccgtctgtcacagctccctctctgctgtgtgacagccgtctgtcacagctccctctctgctgtgtgacagctgtctgtcacagctccctctctcccgtgtgacagccgtctgtcacagctccctctctcccgtgtgacagccttctgtcacagctccctctctcccgtgtgacagccgtctgtcacagctccctctctcctgtgtgacagccgtctgtcacagctccctctctcctgtgtgacagccgtctgtcacagatccctctctcctgtgtgacagccgtctgtcacagctccctctctcccgtgtgacagccgtctgtcacagctccctctctcccgtgtgacagccgtctgtcacagctccctctctcctgtgtgacagccgtctgtcacagctccctctctcgtgtgtgacagccgtctgtgacagctccctctctcgtgtgtgacagccgtctgtcacagctccctctcccctgtgtgacagccgtctgtcacagctccctctcccctgtgtgacagccgtctgtctcacagctccctctctcccgtgtgacagccatctgtccacagctccctctctcgtgtgtgacagccgtctgtcacagctccctctctcgtgtgtgacagccgtctgtcacagctccctctctcgtgtgtgacagccgtctgtctcaCAGCTTCCTCTCAGCAGGTGTGGGTTGAGTAGCTTCTCAGGCTTCTATGCTGTAGCTTCTCTGCCCAGTGCTTTGTCTCCTGACCACAAAGAATGAGGccacagacaggaaggggagCCGAGTAAGGAAGTTtactgaaaggaaaaagaaaacacccCGCAACCACCTGCGGCCCCAAGAGAGGGGCTGGGCAGCACT
It includes:
- the LOC133766301 gene encoding ral-GDS-related protein-like, translating into MADGKGSTLEISNDSHEELIFSGNGQLPSLHCCSQLLASLGGYSFGGVSTLHLAEVCPLRSLQPGTKAKLEESLVPASPGRTIASLSTLLCSYGDFSTVPYFLDQIFHSNMASFLGCCRDLYEAELHGHTSLPLLKMKVGCKPVSLPGGDLGTQVYFLYALPGHAQRPEATADAPALHAGPPPFRALALEPAAAPLAQPGPAPEPGPASPRGLPPCAQSAPGPAPQASSGWAGPAEELPGAEMVDITAFSPRTMAEQLTLLDAELFQKVVPFHCLGSVWTKSSKRGKEHLASTVHATVQQFNCVTNCVVTTCLGDPSRKATDRARVVEHWIKVAKECQTLRNVSSAHAILTALQTSPICRLQETWGEVSRKSCKKFERLCEKDNGLSRDRLTKKGAFKLAAREQNPQRAQMRLRKQQKGVVPFLGTYLKYLVMLDTVMGDSVHQADFSFEKLNKEIKVLQEIQLLQVAASNYYFKRDEEFGVWFRSVEYLTEKESYALSRQLEPSAKRPAAASRP